Proteins encoded within one genomic window of Paenarthrobacter sp. JL.01a:
- a CDS encoding uroporphyrinogen-III synthase: MTVARAIEALDPNAAPDTAEAAEAPLDGFRIGVTSHRRSRDLIEALERRGASVLHAPALKIAPVQEDMILIEDTRTIIEAKPDICIATTAYGMRRWCEAADSFGIGEQLLETLSACRMFVRGPKARGAVRAAGLADVGISSDETTATLVDMLLVEGVRGKTVAVQLHGYTDVRQLERLRMSGATVLTVTPYRWVKPDGEDKLPRLIEAVVNGNLDVLTFTSAPAVDAMWSTAHEMGLYRQLIEALKGPVTVAAVGPVTAQPLVDAGLTPLIPDRYRMGALIRLVTEHLSLNHVRRLETKTATIELRGRCLRIDGEVVELAPAPLLLLRALLGAGGAVLSREALSDLLDLRGSVHALDMTVSRLRSSLPDGKLVETVVKRGYRLRA; encoded by the coding sequence ATGACTGTTGCACGGGCCATCGAAGCCCTGGACCCCAATGCCGCACCGGACACCGCAGAGGCCGCCGAAGCGCCCCTGGATGGATTCCGCATCGGCGTCACCTCGCACCGCCGTTCCCGCGACCTCATCGAGGCCCTCGAGCGGCGCGGCGCGAGCGTCCTGCACGCTCCGGCGTTGAAGATCGCCCCCGTCCAGGAGGACATGATCCTCATCGAGGACACCCGGACCATCATTGAGGCCAAGCCGGATATCTGCATCGCCACCACCGCCTACGGGATGCGGCGTTGGTGTGAGGCGGCCGATTCCTTTGGCATCGGGGAGCAACTCCTGGAAACCCTGTCGGCCTGTCGCATGTTCGTCAGGGGACCAAAAGCCCGTGGCGCCGTACGCGCCGCCGGTTTGGCCGACGTCGGAATCAGCAGTGACGAGACCACGGCCACCCTGGTGGATATGCTGCTGGTGGAGGGTGTGCGCGGCAAGACCGTGGCAGTGCAGTTGCACGGTTACACGGACGTTCGCCAACTGGAGCGGCTCCGCATGTCGGGAGCGACTGTCCTGACGGTGACTCCCTACCGCTGGGTCAAGCCTGATGGCGAGGACAAATTGCCGCGCCTGATCGAGGCCGTCGTCAATGGCAATCTCGACGTCCTGACCTTCACCAGTGCCCCGGCCGTTGATGCCATGTGGAGCACTGCGCACGAAATGGGCCTGTACAGACAACTCATCGAGGCGCTCAAGGGCCCCGTGACCGTTGCGGCCGTGGGGCCTGTCACGGCACAGCCATTGGTCGACGCCGGGCTGACTCCCCTGATCCCCGACCGCTACCGCATGGGTGCGCTCATCCGCCTCGTCACCGAGCACCTGTCGCTGAACCACGTTCGACGCTTGGAGACCAAGACGGCCACGATCGAGCTGCGCGGGCGTTGCCTCCGGATCGACGGCGAAGTGGTGGAACTGGCACCGGCTCCCCTCCTGCTGTTGCGGGCGCTCCTTGGGGCAGGAGGTGCGGTCTTGTCGCGTGAAGCGTTGTCGGATCTTTTGGATCTGCGGGGCTCCGTACATGCCCTGGACATGACGGTCAGCCGGCTGCGGTCCTCGTTGCCTGACGGAAAGCTCGTGGAAACAGTGGTGAAGCGCGGATACCGTCTGCGCGCCTAG
- the nirD gene encoding nitrite reductase small subunit NirD — MTVILDRAGTLDSAEGLAEGITWHRVCPLDELEPAWGEAALIEGRQVALFRTGPSEVFAVAQQDPATLANVMARGIIGSRGSRPTIASPLHKEVYDLETGECFSNAELSLEVFATRHVGGFVEVGLQA; from the coding sequence ATGACCGTAATTCTGGACCGCGCTGGGACTTTGGACAGTGCCGAGGGACTGGCCGAGGGCATCACCTGGCACCGCGTTTGCCCTCTGGACGAGCTTGAGCCCGCCTGGGGAGAAGCGGCACTGATCGAGGGCCGCCAGGTCGCACTCTTTCGAACAGGACCGTCAGAGGTATTTGCCGTCGCCCAGCAGGACCCGGCCACTCTCGCCAACGTCATGGCGCGCGGAATCATCGGCTCCCGGGGCAGCCGGCCCACCATCGCTTCCCCGCTCCATAAAGAGGTTTACGACCTCGAAACAGGCGAGTGCTTCAGCAACGCCGAACTCAGTCTCGAAGTCTTCGCCACCCGCCACGTGGGCGGCTTCGTTGAGGTCGGGCTCCAGGCTTGA
- a CDS encoding aquaporin, whose protein sequence is MNPLLLRRAAAEFLGTCLLVAAVVGSGVMASRLSPNDVGLQLLQNSLATGAALAALILALQPVSASFNPMVTLVERALGMIDTRAAALLVAAQVLGGLAGTVAANLMFDLAPVTLSTHERSGPGLWLAEVIATAGLLVIVFGTIRSGRADRVAFAVGGYITAAYWFTSSTSFANPAVTIARTITDTFAGIAPASAPGFIAAQLVGGALGLVLVRFLYPQTTDVAAADAADDRKVHS, encoded by the coding sequence GTGAATCCCTTGCTCCTGCGCCGGGCGGCTGCGGAATTCCTCGGCACTTGCCTCTTGGTCGCTGCCGTGGTTGGTTCCGGAGTGATGGCCTCCCGGCTGTCACCGAACGACGTCGGGCTGCAGCTGCTGCAGAACAGCCTCGCCACTGGCGCGGCTTTGGCCGCGTTGATCCTTGCCCTGCAGCCGGTCTCAGCCTCCTTCAATCCTATGGTCACCTTGGTCGAACGGGCCCTTGGAATGATCGACACCCGGGCTGCAGCCCTTTTGGTTGCGGCTCAGGTGCTGGGTGGATTGGCCGGGACTGTCGCGGCGAACCTGATGTTCGACCTGGCTCCGGTCACGTTGTCCACCCATGAACGCTCCGGTCCTGGTCTGTGGCTGGCAGAGGTCATAGCTACGGCAGGGCTGCTGGTCATCGTGTTTGGGACCATCCGTTCCGGACGCGCCGACCGGGTGGCTTTCGCCGTCGGCGGTTACATCACCGCTGCGTACTGGTTCACTTCCTCCACAAGCTTCGCCAACCCCGCCGTCACGATCGCCCGAACCATCACGGACACCTTCGCAGGGATCGCACCTGCCTCCGCGCCGGGTTTCATCGCCGCCCAACTGGTCGGCGGTGCCCTCGGCTTGGTCCTGGTTCGTTTCCTCTATCCCCAAACCACTGATGTTGCCGCAGCTGATGCCGCGGACGATCGAAAGGTGCACTCATGA
- the cobA gene encoding uroporphyrinogen-III C-methyltransferase, which produces MQLTIDLTGRDVLVAGSDKTVRQAVRRYQHAGATVHRLGTPDAVPANGQLPARPFLVAVVDDGDDRWAALVERCRAAGIPVAFEPAPGAAGHVTLVGGGPGALDLLTVGAMDALRDADVVFYDRLAPCQELAGLTAAELVDVGKQPGLHKVTQRDIEKLMVEAALLGKNVVRLKGGDPYVFGRGGEEVAACVAAGIPVRVVSGVTSAISVPAAAGIPVTHREVSHMFTVVSGHAPLTEKEHLHLAGLGGTIVVLMGIGTLPQLAAGLRRAGMTSDMPVAVVERGYRPGQRTTIADLGNIETAATGCSNPAVLVIGEVVRVAEANRNHAEASAELSRLAASLLEA; this is translated from the coding sequence ATGCAGCTCACCATTGATCTCACCGGCCGCGATGTGTTGGTCGCAGGATCCGACAAGACCGTCCGGCAAGCCGTCCGCCGCTACCAGCACGCTGGCGCCACCGTTCACCGCCTCGGCACTCCGGACGCGGTTCCGGCCAACGGCCAGCTCCCGGCACGTCCGTTCCTGGTAGCCGTAGTGGACGACGGCGACGACCGCTGGGCCGCGCTGGTGGAACGCTGCCGCGCCGCGGGCATCCCCGTGGCGTTTGAGCCGGCACCCGGCGCCGCCGGACACGTAACCCTGGTGGGTGGAGGACCAGGCGCGCTGGACTTGCTGACGGTAGGTGCCATGGACGCGTTGCGGGATGCCGACGTCGTGTTCTACGACCGTTTGGCCCCCTGCCAGGAACTGGCAGGCCTGACCGCCGCAGAGCTGGTGGATGTCGGAAAGCAGCCAGGCCTGCACAAGGTGACGCAGCGGGATATTGAAAAGCTCATGGTGGAAGCGGCACTGCTGGGCAAGAACGTCGTCAGGCTCAAGGGCGGTGACCCGTATGTGTTTGGACGTGGCGGCGAAGAGGTTGCAGCCTGCGTAGCGGCCGGGATTCCCGTCCGGGTTGTTTCGGGCGTTACCAGCGCCATCTCCGTGCCTGCGGCCGCGGGGATTCCGGTGACGCACCGGGAAGTGAGCCACATGTTCACAGTGGTTTCCGGCCACGCCCCCTTGACGGAGAAGGAACACCTCCACCTCGCAGGACTGGGCGGCACCATTGTGGTCCTCATGGGCATAGGAACACTGCCACAGCTCGCCGCCGGCCTGCGTCGCGCGGGCATGACATCCGACATGCCCGTGGCCGTTGTGGAACGTGGCTACCGACCCGGCCAGCGCACCACCATCGCCGACCTCGGTAATATCGAAACAGCGGCGACCGGCTGCAGCAACCCGGCCGTCCTGGTCATCGGTGAGGTGGTCCGGGTGGCCGAAGCAAACCGGAATCACGCCGAAGCATCCGCTGAACTGAGCCGACTCGCGGCTTCGCTCCTTGAAGCCTGA
- a CDS encoding phospho-sugar mutase produces the protein MTSSDAAREQLIIDARQWAAQDPDPTTTAALLELADLAAAGDAGAAQELGDSFNGTLQFGTAGLRAALGPGPNRMNRVVVRRAAAGLAAFLTEAVAAASPGTRPRAVVGFDARYNSDIFAEETAAIFTAAGIETFLMPAALPTPLLAYAVRNLECDGGVMVTASHNPPQDNGYKVYLGRHAVAESGRGAQIVAPYDAMIAAKIEAVGALESIELADAGWSVLPASIASDYESAMAKLVDREHFPARDLKIILTPMHGVGGGTAVSVLNAAGFSDVTLVAEQAEPDPDFPTVAFPNPEEPGALDLALAAAEEAGADIVLANDPDADRAAVAALDPATGAWRMLRGDEVGALLGAHIVTRLAASASSDDAHSGVFANSIVSSRLLSRIAASAGFAHEETLTGFKWISRVPGLTYGYEEALGYCVAPELVRDKDGISAAVLIAEMAAAAKAEGKSIFDTLDDLYLVHGLHASDQLSIRVADLGLLDAMMNRLRVNPPEAFGGSAVEVSTDLAEGSESLPPTDGLLYLTRDQSRVIIRPSGTEPKLKCYLEVIRPVESAAELPEARQAARAALDDVLSDVREALGQ, from the coding sequence ATGACATCCAGTGATGCCGCACGTGAACAGCTGATCATCGACGCCCGCCAGTGGGCCGCCCAGGACCCGGACCCAACGACGACGGCGGCCCTCCTGGAGCTTGCCGACCTCGCCGCTGCCGGGGACGCGGGAGCGGCCCAGGAACTGGGCGACAGCTTCAACGGAACCCTCCAATTCGGCACCGCAGGCCTCCGCGCAGCCCTCGGCCCCGGCCCGAACCGCATGAACCGCGTGGTGGTACGCCGGGCCGCGGCAGGTTTGGCGGCATTCCTCACCGAAGCAGTAGCCGCAGCATCCCCGGGAACCCGCCCGCGCGCCGTCGTCGGCTTTGACGCCCGCTACAACTCGGACATTTTCGCGGAAGAAACAGCCGCGATCTTCACTGCCGCTGGGATCGAAACCTTCCTCATGCCGGCAGCCCTTCCGACGCCGTTGCTCGCCTACGCGGTCAGGAACCTGGAGTGCGACGGCGGCGTGATGGTCACCGCCAGCCACAACCCGCCGCAGGACAACGGTTACAAGGTCTACTTGGGGCGGCATGCAGTAGCTGAGAGCGGCCGTGGGGCGCAGATCGTGGCGCCGTACGATGCCATGATCGCGGCCAAGATCGAGGCCGTCGGCGCGCTGGAGTCCATTGAATTGGCCGATGCCGGCTGGTCGGTGCTGCCGGCGTCCATAGCGTCGGACTACGAATCGGCCATGGCCAAGCTGGTGGATCGCGAACATTTCCCGGCCCGGGACTTGAAGATTATTTTGACGCCCATGCACGGCGTGGGCGGCGGGACGGCCGTCTCCGTCCTGAACGCAGCGGGGTTCTCTGATGTCACCCTGGTGGCCGAGCAAGCTGAGCCGGACCCGGACTTCCCCACTGTTGCTTTCCCGAATCCCGAAGAACCCGGCGCTTTGGACCTGGCACTCGCCGCTGCCGAGGAGGCTGGGGCTGACATTGTTCTGGCCAATGATCCCGACGCCGATCGCGCTGCGGTTGCTGCCCTGGACCCCGCGACGGGTGCTTGGCGCATGCTGCGTGGCGACGAGGTTGGGGCGTTGCTGGGAGCGCATATCGTGACCCGGTTGGCTGCCTCTGCTTCCTCGGACGATGCGCACAGCGGTGTCTTTGCGAACTCGATCGTGTCCTCACGGCTGCTCTCCCGGATCGCGGCGTCGGCAGGCTTCGCTCACGAAGAAACGCTCACGGGCTTCAAGTGGATTTCCCGGGTCCCCGGACTGACCTACGGGTACGAGGAAGCATTGGGTTACTGTGTGGCGCCGGAGCTGGTCCGCGACAAGGACGGCATCTCGGCGGCCGTGCTGATCGCCGAGATGGCGGCAGCTGCCAAAGCTGAGGGCAAGTCGATCTTCGACACCCTGGATGATCTGTATCTGGTGCACGGCCTGCACGCCAGCGACCAATTGAGCATCCGCGTGGCCGACCTGGGCCTTCTCGATGCCATGATGAACCGGCTGCGGGTCAATCCGCCTGAAGCGTTTGGAGGTTCCGCCGTCGAAGTGTCCACGGACCTGGCGGAAGGAAGCGAGTCACTGCCTCCCACCGACGGGCTGCTCTACCTCACGCGTGACCAGAGCCGCGTCATCATCCGGCCCAGCGGCACCGAACCCAAGCTCAAGTGCTACCTGGAAGTGATCCGTCCGGTGGAATCCGCGGCGGAACTACCGGAAGCACGCCAAGCGGCACGGGCCGCGCTGGACGATGTGCTCAGCGACGTCCGCGAAGCACTGGGCCAGTAG
- a CDS encoding ArsR/SmtB family transcription factor, giving the protein MSLELTPVQAVACCSPLAREPLSEKEADGVAPLLKALADPVRLRLMSLVASHAGGEACVCDLNDAFELSQPTISHHLKVLHEAGLLDREKRGVWVYYKARTEALQNLAALIGGQAQ; this is encoded by the coding sequence ATGTCTTTGGAGCTGACCCCGGTCCAGGCCGTTGCCTGCTGCTCGCCGCTGGCACGCGAGCCATTGTCGGAGAAAGAAGCCGACGGCGTTGCGCCGCTGTTAAAAGCTTTGGCGGATCCCGTGCGGTTGCGGCTGATGTCCCTGGTGGCCTCACACGCGGGCGGGGAAGCATGCGTCTGCGACCTGAACGATGCCTTCGAGTTGTCGCAGCCGACCATCAGCCACCATCTGAAAGTGCTGCACGAAGCCGGTTTGCTGGACCGGGAAAAGCGCGGAGTCTGGGTCTACTACAAGGCCCGCACCGAAGCCCTGCAGAACCTGGCAGCCTTGATCGGCGGACAGGCCCAGTGA
- a CDS encoding Y-family DNA polymerase: protein MSRPALMHRMQEIAHVDINCFYASAERAFNPALEGKPLIVLSNNDGCAVTRSPEAKRLGIGLGDPWFKLAPRAKEWGLIALSSNYELYGDISSRVMELLQRYSAWQEVYSIDEAFLGVKGRPEELLHLGRTIKEACRRNVGVPVCVGIARTKTLAKLANKWAKHNPAFNGVCRWDSVPEAEREALMARLSVIEIWGIATRLTKRLNAMGIYSILDLVRAEPVALRDKFSIVMMRTVLELRGTPCIPMEEERIGRDQLIFSRSFSTPITTTAQLRQVLSVYGQMASARLAKHDLQAKLLTAFAATSVYNPNDKSFPTVSVSLPMPTSDPVLLTKAAHALVPKIQEGTKYAKAGIMVTDLRPTGNQKPLEIFENRHEERGIGSLLEEVSKRYGRGSIGLGHAGIKGGPDWSMKRDMLSPRYTTNWDELPLVKAA from the coding sequence ATGTCCAGGCCAGCCCTAATGCACCGCATGCAGGAGATCGCCCACGTGGACATCAACTGCTTCTATGCCTCGGCGGAACGGGCTTTTAACCCTGCCCTTGAGGGCAAACCGCTGATCGTCCTTTCCAACAACGATGGCTGCGCCGTCACCAGGTCGCCCGAAGCGAAGCGGCTTGGCATTGGCCTGGGGGATCCGTGGTTCAAACTGGCTCCGCGGGCAAAGGAATGGGGACTCATTGCCCTGTCCAGCAATTACGAGTTGTACGGGGACATCAGCTCACGGGTCATGGAGTTGCTGCAGCGCTACTCCGCCTGGCAGGAGGTGTATTCCATCGACGAGGCGTTCCTCGGCGTCAAAGGCAGGCCCGAGGAACTCTTGCACCTGGGGCGGACCATCAAAGAGGCATGCCGCAGAAATGTCGGGGTTCCGGTGTGCGTTGGAATTGCCCGCACCAAAACGCTTGCCAAGCTCGCCAACAAGTGGGCCAAACACAATCCGGCCTTCAATGGGGTGTGCCGCTGGGATTCGGTCCCGGAAGCGGAGCGTGAGGCGCTCATGGCCCGGCTTTCGGTCATCGAGATCTGGGGCATCGCCACCAGGCTAACCAAGCGCCTGAATGCCATGGGAATCTACTCGATCCTGGACCTGGTTCGCGCCGAGCCTGTTGCCTTGCGTGACAAGTTTTCCATCGTCATGATGCGCACGGTCCTGGAGCTGCGGGGTACCCCGTGCATCCCCATGGAAGAGGAACGGATCGGGCGGGACCAGTTGATCTTCTCGCGCTCCTTCTCCACGCCGATTACGACGACGGCCCAGCTGCGGCAGGTGCTGAGCGTCTACGGGCAGATGGCAAGTGCCCGATTGGCCAAACACGATCTCCAAGCCAAGCTCTTGACAGCGTTCGCGGCAACATCGGTCTACAACCCGAACGACAAATCGTTTCCGACCGTCAGCGTCTCACTGCCCATGCCGACGTCGGACCCTGTCCTGCTGACGAAAGCCGCCCACGCCCTGGTGCCGAAGATCCAGGAGGGAACAAAGTACGCCAAAGCCGGCATCATGGTCACCGACCTCCGTCCCACCGGCAACCAGAAGCCCTTGGAGATCTTCGAGAACCGGCACGAGGAACGCGGCATTGGCAGTTTGCTGGAGGAAGTCAGCAAACGCTACGGCCGGGGCTCCATTGGCCTGGGACACGCAGGCATCAAAGGCGGTCCGGACTGGTCCATGAAGCGGGACATGCTCAGCCCCCGCTACACCACCAACTGGGATGAACTTCCCTTGGTGAAGGCGGCATAG
- the nirB gene encoding nitrite reductase large subunit NirB, with translation MTGHTSSTGTPRRVVVVGGGPAAHRFTDAMVNRGLEGWQLTVLAEEAHLPYDRVALSKALTEVDVDLTLGEAAMWEHPAVELKTGERAVRIDSVAKSVLTAAGNKYDYDHLVVATGSDAARLPIPGSEHTHVYRTLEDVWSINKAIAELTAKLGRKVNAVTIGGGLLGLESAAGTEQLGATPVVINGSPWLMNTQLDEGAGQALGRLIAAKGFEVHGGVFPSEVLTDDDGQVTGVLMADGRTIPADLVIVAIGVRPRDDLFRAAEAEEQLFSLGPRGGVVINDFCATEVESIWAIGEVANFGGMCLGLVAPANTMAEIVADRLHGGEATFPGFDTATKLKLSGVDVASFGDAFARTEHSLEIVYADPARGVYQKIVTTDDAKTLLGAIFVGDASPYMSLRPLLGRELSAEPGAYLSAAGGGEAPETELPDDAILCSCNNVAAGTIRDTINGCGACEGNAPVQELGELKGCTRAGTQCGSCVPMLKKLLEGELTKSGIEVSKALCEHISLSRQELFDAIRVLELTSFEEIMAKYGTGAGCDICKPTIASILASQHSAYVLDAGRGSLQDTNDRALANMQKDGTYSVVPRIAGGEITPKGLGVIAAVAEKYNLYTKITGGQRIDMFGARLEQLPDIWKELVDAGFESGQAYGKSLRTVKSCVGSTWCRFGVQDSVAMAIALELRYRGLRSPHKLKMGVSGCARECAEARGKDVGVIATADGWNLYVGGNGGATPAHAKLLAKDLDDETLLKYIDRYLMYYIRTADRLQRTARWQEELDGDIKHVEDVVVHDSLGIAAELEAAMAKHIDTYQDEWAETLKDPERLRRFRSFVNAPDQKDESIAFVPERGQIRPATNEEKGGVLIASTIPVRSE, from the coding sequence GTGACCGGACACACTTCAAGCACAGGGACTCCACGCCGCGTCGTCGTCGTCGGCGGCGGTCCCGCGGCCCACCGCTTCACCGATGCCATGGTCAATCGCGGTCTTGAAGGCTGGCAGCTTACGGTATTGGCTGAGGAGGCGCACCTCCCCTACGACCGTGTGGCCTTGAGCAAGGCCCTCACTGAGGTCGACGTTGACCTCACCCTGGGCGAGGCGGCGATGTGGGAGCACCCCGCCGTCGAACTGAAGACCGGCGAGCGCGCGGTCAGGATCGACTCCGTTGCCAAGAGCGTCCTCACGGCCGCAGGCAACAAGTACGACTACGACCACCTGGTGGTCGCAACAGGTTCTGATGCCGCACGGCTTCCCATTCCCGGATCCGAGCACACGCACGTGTACCGCACCCTCGAGGACGTGTGGTCCATCAACAAGGCCATCGCGGAGTTGACCGCAAAGCTCGGCCGGAAGGTCAACGCGGTCACCATCGGCGGTGGTCTCCTTGGCCTTGAATCTGCCGCTGGTACCGAGCAGCTCGGCGCGACGCCCGTTGTCATCAACGGCTCCCCGTGGTTGATGAACACCCAGTTGGATGAGGGCGCGGGCCAGGCCTTGGGCCGTTTGATCGCGGCCAAGGGCTTCGAAGTGCACGGCGGCGTCTTCCCCTCCGAAGTCCTGACCGACGACGACGGCCAGGTCACCGGGGTCCTCATGGCCGATGGACGCACCATCCCGGCTGATCTGGTGATTGTGGCCATTGGTGTCAGGCCCCGGGATGACCTCTTCCGCGCAGCCGAGGCAGAAGAGCAGCTGTTCAGCCTTGGCCCGCGCGGCGGCGTGGTCATCAACGACTTCTGCGCCACCGAGGTGGAGAGCATCTGGGCCATCGGCGAGGTGGCCAACTTCGGCGGGATGTGCCTGGGGCTGGTGGCTCCGGCCAACACCATGGCTGAGATCGTTGCCGACCGGCTGCATGGCGGGGAAGCAACTTTCCCCGGTTTCGATACGGCCACCAAGCTCAAGCTTTCCGGAGTGGATGTTGCCAGCTTTGGCGACGCCTTTGCCCGCACCGAGCATTCCCTGGAAATCGTCTACGCCGACCCTGCCCGTGGCGTCTACCAGAAGATCGTCACCACCGATGATGCCAAAACCCTCCTGGGCGCTATCTTCGTCGGCGACGCATCTCCGTACATGAGCCTTCGACCGCTGTTGGGGCGGGAGTTGTCCGCTGAACCGGGAGCTTACCTGAGCGCTGCCGGCGGCGGGGAGGCACCGGAGACAGAGCTGCCCGATGACGCGATCCTGTGCTCCTGCAACAACGTGGCCGCCGGCACCATCCGGGACACCATCAACGGTTGCGGCGCGTGCGAAGGCAATGCCCCGGTCCAGGAACTCGGCGAACTCAAAGGCTGCACCCGTGCCGGAACCCAGTGCGGCTCCTGCGTTCCCATGCTGAAGAAGCTCCTGGAAGGAGAGCTGACCAAGTCCGGCATTGAGGTATCCAAGGCCCTGTGCGAGCACATCAGCCTCTCCCGCCAGGAACTCTTCGATGCCATCCGGGTCCTTGAACTCACGTCCTTCGAGGAGATCATGGCCAAGTACGGCACAGGCGCGGGCTGCGACATCTGCAAGCCGACCATTGCCTCGATCCTGGCCAGCCAGCACTCCGCCTACGTCCTGGACGCCGGGCGTGGTTCGCTGCAGGACACCAACGACCGAGCCTTGGCCAACATGCAGAAGGACGGAACCTACTCGGTGGTCCCCCGTATCGCAGGCGGTGAGATCACGCCCAAGGGGCTCGGCGTCATCGCAGCGGTGGCGGAGAAGTACAACCTCTACACCAAGATCACCGGTGGTCAGCGCATCGATATGTTTGGTGCCAGGCTCGAGCAGCTGCCGGACATCTGGAAGGAACTGGTGGACGCGGGATTCGAGTCGGGCCAGGCCTACGGGAAGAGCCTGCGCACAGTGAAGTCCTGCGTCGGATCCACGTGGTGCCGCTTCGGCGTCCAGGATTCCGTGGCCATGGCCATCGCACTGGAACTGCGGTACCGGGGCCTGCGAAGCCCGCACAAACTCAAAATGGGTGTCTCCGGCTGCGCGCGCGAGTGCGCCGAGGCCCGGGGCAAGGATGTCGGAGTGATCGCCACGGCCGATGGCTGGAACCTCTACGTGGGAGGCAACGGCGGCGCCACTCCGGCCCACGCCAAACTGCTCGCCAAGGACCTGGACGATGAAACGCTGCTGAAGTACATCGACCGCTATCTGATGTACTACATCCGCACCGCCGACCGCCTGCAGCGCACCGCCCGCTGGCAAGAAGAGCTCGACGGCGACATCAAGCACGTTGAGGACGTGGTGGTTCACGACTCCCTGGGTATTGCCGCTGAACTTGAAGCCGCGATGGCCAAGCACATCGACACCTACCAGGACGAGTGGGCTGAGACACTGAAGGACCCCGAACGCCTCCGCCGCTTCCGCTCCTTCGTCAACGCCCCCGACCAGAAGGACGAGTCCATTGCCTTCGTTCCGGAGCGCGGCCAGATCCGCCCTGCCACGAATGAAGAAAAGGGCGGCGTGCTCATCGCCTCCACCATCCCGGTCCGCAGCGAATAA